TCTCTGCCATGCACTCAATCCAGAAGGCACTGCTGAACAATCGGTGAAGATTCGCATTCGTGCGAGACTCTATGTTTCAAGCGCCGGCGCCATAAACACGCCTGCCCTGCTACTGCGATCGGGCCTTCCAGATCCGCATGCCCTCACGGGGAAACGTACGTTTGTGCAGATGCATAACTATTCGATCGCTATCATGCCCGATGCGATCGCACCGTTCACGGGAGCCCCGCAGTCGGTGGCGTCGGATCATTTTCTCTTTGCCGACGGAGTGAGCGGTCGCGCTGGATATAATATCGAAGCCGTCGGCGCGCAGCCTGTGGTGATGATGAATTTCCGCAAGATCGTGGGCAATGACTTCGAGCAGTACGCACGCAATCTGTCGCGAGTGCATATCCTCGTTTCGCAGATTCGTGACGGATTCAGCGAGCAGAGCCAGGGTGGCGTCGTTTCGCTCAATGAACGAGGACAGGGCATACTGGACTATCCGTTCAGCGATTTCATCAAAGACGGCATCCGACGTTCCTATCTGTCGATGGCCGAATGCCAGTTCGCCGCCGGAGCCGAAGAGGTGACTCCGGCGAACAACGATGTTCGGCCCTTCCGCTCGTGGAACGATGCGAAAGAGGCGATCACAGATATGCCCATCCGATCGCCCAACACATTCGTCAACTCCACACATCCACTTGGAGGTTGCGCCATGGGTGTAGACGAGCGAACGTCGGTCGTCGACACACACGGACGTCATCACCATATAGCGAATCTGGCCGTTATCGACGGCTCTCTCTTCCCGACCGGTCTTGGCGTTAACCCGAGTCTTACGGTTTATGCCGTCGCCGCAAAACTCGCGAGGTTTCACAGTAACGAATTAAGACGGATGATATGAAAACCCTCCCGGGTAACGGTTTAACGACAGCATAAGGAGAATACAGATGGACTTTTACTTTAACGAATCACAACAGGCCTTGCAGAAAGAGGTAGAGGCCTTTGCCCGCGAGGCCGCTCTCAATCCGCTGCGGATCATCGAAGAAGAGCAGAGCGTTTTCTGCTGGGACGTACTGCACGAGCTCGGGCGTCGCGGCTGGACAGGCGTCATCGTTCCCGAAAAGTACGGCGGCATGGGAAAAGGGGCCATCGAATACTCCATCATCATGGAAGAAACGGCCGCCGAGATGATCTACGGACCTCAGAACCTTGTTCAGGCGCAGCAGGGGCTTCTTGCTATGGGAACGGATCGACAGAAAGAAAAGTATCTGCCCGCTCTGGCCAGCGGAGAGATGCTTGCGGCGCAGGCCATCTCTGAACCCGATGCAGGCTCATCCTTCGAGAACATTCAGACGATCGCCGAAAAATCGGGGGACTCCTATATCGTAAACGGCCTGAAGGTGCATATCAATCTGGGCGAAGAAGCCGGCATGCTCATGGTTCTTGTGAAGACGGCCAACGGATTAACCGAACTGATCGTCGACAAGAATACTCCGGGCATCAGCTATAAGAAGCAGGACCCTATCGGCCTGCGTTCCGCCCCCATGTATGACATCATCTTCGAGAACTGTCGCGTTCCGGCCGAGAATCTTCTCGGTCGCGATGGTCGCGGCATCGAGACTTTTCTCGCGATCTTCAAGCTCAGCCGACTCGGCGTCGCCTCGCAGCTCATCGGAGTGGCGAAAGGATGTCTTGCCCGCGCCGTAGAATTCACGAAAAGCCGCAAGGTCGGTAAAAACCGCGTCAGCGACTTTCAGGGTATACAGTGGATCATAGCGAAGCTGACGGCCGAACTGGAAGCGGCCAAACTTGCGCGAAACAAGGCCGCCTGGCTGCACGATCAACGTCGCAAACATGATCTCGAAACGTCGATTGCCAAGTATCTGGCCGGCGTCGTCGCCGACGAAACGGTGAACAAGGCCTTTACGATGACGGGAAGCCATGCCTGCTACCGCGATAAGCCGTACGATCGCTATGTTCGCGAAGTGAAGTCGCTTCTCGCAGGCGGCGGAAGTTCCGAGGTCATGTTGAACAACATCTCGCGTGAGGTGTTGCGTCCCTCTTACAGGTTCTGAAAATGAAGTACGATAAGATCACTCTCGTCACGGGCGCCGGCGGATTTATCGGCTCGCATATCGTCAGCCTTCTGGCAGACTCAGGCATCACC
This region of Leptonema illini DSM 21528 genomic DNA includes:
- a CDS encoding GMC family oxidoreductase, with the translated sequence MNNPYANAIDASRLEKDITLEADAVIVGSGAGGGITAEILTRAGFRVIIIEEGGLAQREDFKLKEMETFQKLYYDGGNRSTKGHEFSVAQGRTVGGSTVVNWTTCLRTPPQTFDFWKSQLKIEGYSSEEMAPFYDWAEKRLHVTDWTAHNANNSLLATGAEKLGWSYRNIPRNVKSCFALGFCGLGCPTDAKQSMLITTIPEALKRNATLLYRSRAVRFEWKGDRINELLCHALNPEGTAEQSVKIRIRARLYVSSAGAINTPALLLRSGLPDPHALTGKRTFVQMHNYSIAIMPDAIAPFTGAPQSVASDHFLFADGVSGRAGYNIEAVGAQPVVMMNFRKIVGNDFEQYARNLSRVHILVSQIRDGFSEQSQGGVVSLNERGQGILDYPFSDFIKDGIRRSYLSMAECQFAAGAEEVTPANNDVRPFRSWNDAKEAITDMPIRSPNTFVNSTHPLGGCAMGVDERTSVVDTHGRHHHIANLAVIDGSLFPTGLGVNPSLTVYAVAAKLARFHSNELRRMI
- a CDS encoding acyl-CoA dehydrogenase family protein, with the protein product MDFYFNESQQALQKEVEAFAREAALNPLRIIEEEQSVFCWDVLHELGRRGWTGVIVPEKYGGMGKGAIEYSIIMEETAAEMIYGPQNLVQAQQGLLAMGTDRQKEKYLPALASGEMLAAQAISEPDAGSSFENIQTIAEKSGDSYIVNGLKVHINLGEEAGMLMVLVKTANGLTELIVDKNTPGISYKKQDPIGLRSAPMYDIIFENCRVPAENLLGRDGRGIETFLAIFKLSRLGVASQLIGVAKGCLARAVEFTKSRKVGKNRVSDFQGIQWIIAKLTAELEAAKLARNKAAWLHDQRRKHDLETSIAKYLAGVVADETVNKAFTMTGSHACYRDKPYDRYVREVKSLLAGGGSSEVMLNNISREVLRPSYRF